One genomic segment of Osmia bicornis bicornis unplaced genomic scaffold, iOsmBic2.1, whole genome shotgun sequence includes these proteins:
- the LOC123988876 gene encoding uncharacterized protein LOC123988876: protein MVALERGGLFRTIESCSSATDGEGQNSAREKTKIRNEEREVTMRKWQEEWVISTKGRWTYRLIPKIDEWQEWGPKILNYHLTQVLTGHGCFGTYLKEIGKADTDVCWFCQDATDDPEHFLLNCTRWERQRKKMTDVVGTFVMEDLVKILKEPEKRPHVMEFLVAALLDKEKWERENIKNKEKAVNSKRQKKPYSKRMHVRINPAHAVRCNEGVAKHPPK from the exons ATGGTTGCATTGGAAAGGGGTGGGCTTTTCCGTACGATAGAGTCGTGTTCTAGTGCAACAGATGGCGAAGGGCAAAACTCTGCCCGGGAAAAAACGAAGATAAGAAATGAGGAACGGGAGGTCACCATGCGGAAATGGCAGGAGGAGTGGGTTATTTCCACCAAAGGAAGGTGGACTTATAGACTGATCCCTAAGATCGATGAGTGGCAGGAATGGGGACCGAAGATCTTAAATTACCATCTAACACAAGTGCTTACTGGGCACGGGTGTTTTGGTACTTATCTTAAGGAGATAGGTAAAGCGGACACCGATGTTTGTTGGTTCTGCCAGGATGCTACCGACGATCCAGAACACTTTTTACTGAACTGCACTAGATGGGAACgccaaagaaagaaaatgaccGATGTAGTGGGTACTTTCGTGATGGAGGACCTTGTTAAGATACTGAAAGAGCCTGAAAAGAGGCCGCATGTTATGGAATTCCTTGTAGCCGCCCTCCTGGATAAGGAGAAGTGGGAAAGGGAGAACATCAAGAATAAG GAAAAGGCTGTAAACAGCAAAAGGCAAAAAAAGCCATACAGTAAAAGGATGCACGTGAGGATAAATCCAGCCCATGCAGTACGATGTAACGAGGGCGTGGCAAAGCATCCTCCGAAGTAA